The Panicum virgatum strain AP13 chromosome 6K, P.virgatum_v5, whole genome shotgun sequence nucleotide sequence TGACTCTCAataagaaaggctaaatctacAGTTAGCGTTGTAATATAACCAAATGCCAAATGCACAATTGCATTTGCAACTATAGAAGATCCGATATCCACATCAACTTCAATAAAGTTTGATCCTTGAACATATTTGCATGAGAGAGCTCTCCCCAATATACAAATGGCTTGTTCACCCACAGCTGTACGAACAATCCAGGGCCCCTTAATGATATTCGCTATTAATTTAAGCCTGGAGTTCCGGAAAGCATCATCGCCTTTCAAGAATTGATCCATAAGAGAGCCTTCAGGTATAGGTTCCAGCGATACAAAGTAGAATATTGCGCTGTAGTTATCCTTGGGCAGTTGCAAGTTGAAAGCCCAGACAAAAGGATGTTTACCATGTGAAACCTCCTCATCAATGGCTTTTCTAACACGATGGTTCTTGTCTTTCAGGATCTCACAGATTTTTGCTGGTCCTTTTATCCAATCAAATCCAAGAGGCTTCATAAGATATTCTCCACCTGGTATTTTTACCTTGTTTGTAAGATATTCTGGACCTCTGACCATAAATGAATCACCAGGAGGTGTAGCCCACCCATTAGGACAGCTTTCAGGTGCTAGACAAGGAACAGCTCCTCCGGACTTAAGATTCTCTATCCACTGGTGCTCAGCCTCATCATGTGAAGAAGCCATCTAAAAAAATGCCAGGTCAAGTGAGTAATTGCCAGTCTGTCACTCAAATAGAACAAACTATGATATATAGGTACACAAGAGACTGCAGGCCACAGATAATGTTTACTACTTTACAATTTACATTGCACCAACAAAAGCACTTGTGTACTATTGATTTTCTCCAATTGGCCCAGAACAAAGAATGCAGACGTTTACCACCTCAACACAATGTTAATATTTGACGAAAAATTCTTCTTTGAAATGACTTATATATCTCGGTGGCAACTAAAAAATCATGATAAAATGTATCAAGCAGTTAGTGGTTAACATATATCCTCAACTATGTTTATAGCTTGGAGCATAGTTACTGCTTGTTCCCTTGGGCTTTTTTTGGGGCCTTCTGAGGCAATTTAAAATTTTCACCTCTTTTGTTTCATTATTTTTGTAATATATTTAACACAGTATGGGCTTCCCCTACTGTTTTTGCTAAATAACATATCCTCAACAATAGGAAAAAACCGTCCACAAGCCAAGATTTTTGTGCTGTGGTAAATAAGACCTACACATGCCACAATCAGGAGCATAGCACAAAAAGCTTAAGGCACAGAGCAGCATTTTCTAACACCACAAAATAAGACGTGATGCATCCATGACGTCTGACAAAGTATTATACCATATGAACAAGGTAATATGGAAAAGGAACAGAACACTGGGGGCTAGGATCAAAGATCTACTATATGGTGCAACTTATTTGTGATCAGTTTGTGAGCTGAGATAGTATACTGTAAAACTGGGCTTTGTGATCAGTCTGCGGAGATTTATCCATTTTCTATAAAAATATGGTGCAACCAGTGACCCTTCCCTGCCTAGGTTCAACAAGAGGCCGTAACTTCGCTAATCTGATTTTCCTTCCAACTACGAGTTAGAAACACCTCTGGTACAGTTATTTGACTGACTGAATTGGGAACGTAATTCTGTGGGCTAAGGCTCTTCAGCGCATCAACTGACCAACAAAGGGGCAAAATCATGTACCGCCTTTGTGCAGGGTTCTGCGCTGTGCTAAAGAATCCAAGCCCTGCGCAGCTACTCCACACCGGCAAGAACTCGCCCATGCCCCATGGGCAGCGCTAAACCAAGAGGCGTGAGCTATGTGGCCACCAACCTCTCGAATCGTGGTTCTTGCAGGTCCTACTCCGAAGTCGGACGAACACGCACCCCCGCCAGCAGCAGCTTGACAAGCGAACAAAGAAGAACCGCAGGAGGAGCAAGCTTACCTTGGGGATCCAGGCGACGACCCGCCGCCGAAGTGGCACGGCCGGACAAGATCCTCCAGTCCAGCCGCAGCGCTGCGACGGGTTGACTCGCTCCGGAGCGGAACCAATGGGAGCCTCGCAGAGGGAGGCGAGTATCTGATGAGGCCTGGATTCCGGGTTGCGCTGGGAGTTTAGCAGCTTGGATTTGTGGCGTCTTCGGGAAGGTTTCGTGCGGCCCGGGGAGAGAAAGGCAAGGGAGGGAGGGAACTAGGAAGGGAAGCTTTGCGTAGCCGTAGCTGCGAGGGATAAACAAACAGGAAGGCGCCGATGACGTGACGACGACGACCAGGACAAGCATGATTGGCATGATACTGCTTTTTTCCTCCTTTTGTTtcgtttatttatttatttaaaaatgGAAAAGCTAAATATACCATGTGCCACTACTTTCCAAATTAAATTCTTCACTTCCCTTTTACTTCGTCCGTTCCAAATTACTCCCTCCCTCCCAAAAACAAACCATTCtagaaatttatttatttaaataaaaaataagttaTTTATTTGACtcttttaattttaattttaccgctcgtcttatttaaaaatttatgaaaatatagttaaattcaatttattttaaaaaaatattaataaagCAAGTCACAATAGAAAAATAGTATTTTGAAGAAATTTATAGTAATACGAGTAGCCAAATTTTAAAGTAAAATAATCAAATGAATTATAATTTAGAATAGAGGGAGTATATTTTACAATCTTAATAACCACGGTAGTATTTTTTAACGGTAGCATTGTGGCACAAGGCCAGCTAAATGATCCGCTGGCAGTGGCAGGAACCCTATGAGTGATTTTCGACTAGGCCATGACTTTCCTCTTTTAGAAAAATATCGTTTCCACAGCTTTAGATTTTTGGAATGTTCTAAACTCTCACGCACAACTTTGTTTCATAATTTATGCTTGGGTcttattcaaataaaaaaaggagAATTGGTACTTTTACCCTCGCTCTAAAAGCTAATTGTAAATTTAGCTCTGCTTCCCACAACTTTATATTTTACTCCTATTTTATAACAATAAAGCCTTCCCCCACGGTAAAAGCAAGCAAGCAGGGCCGTATACTGTATGGTGCAAGTGGGGCGACCACACCGAGCTCCCAAATTTGAAAAAACCCTCATAATTAGCAATTACTCTACCTAGATTCTAGTTACTTTCCACAAATTCACTACCCCAACATGCATAGAAATATCACAGACAACTGTAGCACGATACAAAGCCTAGCCTTGGAGATTTCAGCACTAGATGCACGATGCGATGGAtagtaagagcaagtattatgggcCGCTGGGCGTCGGCGGAGTCCGAGCTGGATGAGAGATAAAGCAAGAGAGAGAAGGAATCGGGCGTTTCGCGAGACGTCGGCGGAAGCGGGCGAATGCAGAAGCGGGAGGCTCCCATTAGCCGCTGCGCTGCGCCATTGGCTGCCCATTGGCCACTGCGCTGCACCGCACACGGCAACTGCTGCAGGAGCATTAAATGGACGCCAAGCTGGCTTGCTTTTCGCCCAGGTGCCGGCGCAACCATAGCTCTTGCTCTAAGCGCGAGGGCTGTATTGCCACCGTGGCGAGTTGTCGTATGCCTAGTACATGTACTGCTATTCGGAAACTGCTGCACTTTGCAAATCATTGACTCCATCAATGATCCGTTATTGGAATCTTGCCGCTACGGTCATGCAGCCTCTATTCTCatctaaaattttaaattttaaattttaatttctcAATTCTCATCTTGCCGCTTAATTTTGGctttgttttatttataaattacTTTGTTATATCTTCAAGAGTTAGAGATTAGAAGTACTTATGTAGTCCTTAGATCGTAAGAAAAAATGGActtgaatttttctcaaacacATAAATCCCCCTATGATAGTTTTTAGGATTACAAAATGCATAAAGTTATATAATAAAATCCAAGTACATTTTTATCTTATATTTTTTAGATCTAGTGGCCTTATTTTATGTTTTGCACCGGGGTTTCCAAAACTTTAGTACGGCCCTGATTGCAAGTATACATTACCATcacctactttttttttttgaaggccTTCCGGCTAGCTTCATTGATTCACTAGAATTGTTACATCATTCACCAGAAGTTGGAGAATAGACGGAGGTGGCTCCTCAGCCCAAATTACAGAGTCTTTCAAAACTATAGCTAGCCTAGCTAACTCATGAGCCACTGAATTACTCTCTCTATTACAATGGCTAATTGAGATAGCAACAAACTCCTTCCAAATCTGTGAGCATTCATCAAAAATTGGAGCTGACGCCGTCGCCGAGAAACCACCATCTAGCATTGTATTTACCACTTCCAAACAATCCGCCTGAACTTCCAGTCGATAACAGCCGATTTGCTGAGCTAGTAGGAGGCCATCCCTCAAAGCAGAAACTTCAGCCATAGCTGCATCTAAAACATGAGGCAAGAAGCTGTGAGCAGCTGCAATGAATCCACCCGAAGCATCTCTAATCACAGCTCCCGTGCATCCCGAGCCGGTGGTCTCCTGGAAAGAGCCATCAACATTTAGCTTCAGAAAACCCTCCGAAGGTTTCACCCACCTCTGATAGCAGCATTCTTCTTTGGTGCTAGAGCATAGTTTGTAGCAATAGCAGCAATTGACATAGCCGACCTCGGTATGTTTTGAATTTCTTCTCCAAGAGTTCGTtgttgaggaatgttgagtactctatcctgcttgtgatgagtgaattgtcaaccgtgcggtgtgatcgtgcgcttggtctttggattgcaggtacacgggcgtcaagtgtcgacggggagctgccgtggaggtgctgtggccgatggaccgtgcggtgcacggcggtgaagggcagccgggaccggagctcggactgggtggcagctgtggcatccactcctggatcgagggcgcaagcggcgacggaaggcaggtttcttggtttgcgccacaaaaccaaggaggcgtacggcggttgaagacgccaagtcgtggaggcacgggcgtcgacggcgtctagggcctcgctgcgggcgaggaggtgacgggcggcgtctagggccgtcagaaggccgagacgAGAACaacgtccagggccacggcgtggagcgcgggaatcttcccgcgcgtgaggttttggcggttttctcaaaaccggccacctacccggatttcgcggaccctccaaaaccgcggactggatcttcatcaaaaCGGCGGCAtcatggagaagacttcgttccgaagaaagaacctcggccgtcggatgagatcgtgtacagggggtgctgcaggccaaccggtctgaccggtccagcgtaccggtctgaccggtcccgcgggtataaataccccttcacttgtgttaggttagtAGCGGCTTTTAGAACTTGTCCGTGAATTGTCTattcctccaggccgccgcccctgtgtctccctccctctgttcctctctttAAAGTAGGTTTTGATTAtagatttgtgagactttgtattgaagttgattgggaaaggaggccccatcctccttgtgccctctgggcttttgaatcaatccaatcccctagtttttgtgcccttgtgtgatggatttcgatttcgtttttggtgcacatgattGCTAGGATTCTACGAGCTCTTTGTTGTGATTCTCGTGCTTCTGATCCTGtcccaaaccctctggaatcacgagctcttttgaattggatttcttgagtttttgagaaaaccccaattcttcttgatctcccctcgaattctcgggattctttgatctttaggacgagatctcttggggatatgttcacggggtaggggcgaagcaatcccccaagtttcatcgattttcatggtcgtttggttgagattcatcgtttgaatccaagttttcgggggttttctgggtgccaccggtcagaccggtaggcaagaccggtcagaccggtctgctagtttttgaacagactcaactggtcagaccggtcctgtgcaccggtcagaccggtccaggcagatcagttctgcagtttttccaattcgcttccgatttgcttcgtggtttcgctcgctcgttcgagaccctttgtgttggtttagattttcaatagctactccaaactttggtcagaacgcttgagggcttgtgcgattttgggacataggccgacgattcgaatttcgaagaaattttgatcggctcccattcacccccccctctggtcgccggcttcggtccctcaattggtatcagagcttggttgaggttttcagtaccttaaccggttcgaaaaccactcggcgaccatggcgagtcttggtaagatcccggtgttttccggcgaggactatgcctactggaaggttcgcatgagagccatcctacagagcatgggagccgat carries:
- the LOC120711411 gene encoding protein ENHANCED DISEASE RESISTANCE 2-like, with protein sequence MASSHDEAEHQWIENLKSGGAVPCLAPESCPNGWATPPGDSFMVRGPEYLTNKVKIPGGEYLMKPLGFDWIKGPAKICEILKDKNHRVRKAIDEEVSHGKHPFVWAFNLQLPKDNYSAIFYFVSLEPIPEGSLMDQFLKGDDAFRNSRLKLIANIIKGPWIVRTAVGEQAICILGRALSCKYVQGSNFIEVDVDIGSSIVANAIVHLAFGYITTLTVDLAFLIESQTESELPERLLGAVRFSELSPGSAGQYERKSEEHQESTQSRPIGFWQGFWSNNQGNPREPSPSLQNTNGNLHKEAANENAK